The genomic window CGCATGTCGCCGAAGCCCTCGGGAAGTTGGATGCCCTCCTCGGCGTAGACGCACTCGGTGGCCAGCACCAAGTCGCCGATCGAGAGATTCGATCCCGGCAGCGAGCCGGCGATGCCCGCGCTGAGCACCGCGTCCACTCTGCCGTGCAAGTGAAGATGCTCCGCGACGGTCAGCGCCGCGTTCACGCGTCCGAGACCCGAGACCGCCACCGTGGCACGGCGGCAGGAAAGCGCGTTCGCTTCTTTCTCGGTCGCCACGACGATCAGCAGCCGCATGCTCATCCGTTCTTGCCGGAGGTCGCGGCCGAGGCGTTCCCGCATGGAGCGCAAAGCGCCGCGGCGACCTCCTTCAGCGGCACGACGCGCTGTCCGCCGCCGTCGAGATCCTTGATGGCCACGGCGCCTTCGGCCAGCTCCGATCCCAGGATCACAGCGCGCTTGGCGCGGCACTTGCCCGCTTCGCTGAGCAGCTTGCCGATGTTCTTCGTGGCTTTCCAAGAGTAGCGCACGTGCAGCCCTTCACGCCGAAGCCGCATGGCGAGCCTGGGCATTTCGATTTCAGACGCTTCGCTGCCATCGGAAATCAGGAAGACATCGGGCCGAGGCATCAGCTCGTGACCGTCCTTGGGAAGCAATCCCTTGTCCGCCAGCACCAGGCCGAGCACGACATCACCCATTCCGAAACCCATGGCCGGCATCTTCGGTCCGCCGAACATTTCGACGAGGCCGTCATAGCGCCCGCCGCCGGCGATCGCCCGCTCCTTGCCTGCCGCCTCGTGCACCTCGAAGACCGTGCCGGTGTAGTAGGCGAGTCCGCGCACGATGCCGAAGTCCCACTGGCACCACTCGGCGAGGCCCATCGCGTTCAGCTTCAGCGCCAACTCGATCAGCGGCGCCAGCAGATCCGCGGCCACTCCCAGCTCGGCGGCGATCTCAGTGAGGCACTTGGTCATCGGAAATTTCTTCGAGCCCAACGCGGCGAATTTTTTCTGCGCCGCCTCGTCGAGCCCCAGCTTCACGGCCCGTGACTGGAATTCCTCAGGCGTCAGCTTCTCGCGGCGGTCGAGCAATTCGAAAGCTTCTCCGATGCGGTCCGCAGCCACACCGGCCGCCGTCAGCACGGCCGCCGACGCTCCGCGGTGCGCCATGCGGAACTGCACATCCGATGGCTTCAGACCCAGCCGCTCCAGAGCCAGCGCGGCGCAAGCGATCACATCGCTATCGGCCGCCGCGCCCTCGCTGCCCAGCAGGTCGACATTCCACTGCACAAACTCGCGCAACCGCCCGCGCTGCGGCCGCTCGGCGCGGAAGTGCAGCGGAATGGCGAACCACTTGGTCGGGACCGTCAGCGAGCCCGCCCGCGCCGCCGCCATCCGTGCCAGCGTGGGCGTGAATTCAGGTCGCAGCGCGTAGTCGTCCTCGCCGCCCGCGCGGCGAAATGAAAAGAGTTCGCTGACAATTCCCGGCCCGCTCTTGGCGGTGTAGAGCGCGAGATGCTCGAAGGTCGGCCCCTCGATCTCGTCGTAGCCGCAGTCGACGCTGGCCTTGCGCCAAATATTTTCAACGTGGCGACGCACCGCCATGTCGGCGGGATAGAAGTCGCGGGTTCCCTTTGGGCTTTGAAAGGCGGCCATGGCGGGATGGTAGAGAATCCTCGATCAGCCGTGCAGGAACTTCCAGATCGCGTGGTTGAGGAGCCGCAATTGCGGCAAGGTCACGGGCGCCATCAGCATCAGGAACGGAATGATCCACAAGAGAAATCCCCATTTGTTCCAGCGATGAGCCCTGAAACATTGACTCCGCGCAGGATGGATTACGAACGGCTGCGCCTCAACCAGGCCGCACTCGGGGCATGTCGTGGCCGCCGGCGTCATCAAGCGATATCCGCATCGCACGCACCAGCGTTCAGTGACTGGCCCTGCAATGAGAGGAATTGACCGCGTCAGGATGTGGGCGGCGATGAGCGCCTGCATCACCAGAATCGACCACCCATTCAACTGATAAGGGAGTTCCCCCGTCCCGATGTCCAACGCCACGCGCGGGACATCGATGCGGAGGAACACCTCCCAGATAATGTTCGCGACAACAATCGCGATGGCAAGGCCAAGCGTTGACTTCCACCATGTGCTGACCAACAGGCTGCGCCGACGCGCTACGCCTAATTCGCGCCAGGACCCCGACCAGCCCACGCAGCGCATCAAGCACACGGCGACGAACAGCACCGCGCCTTGAATCACAAGCCACACGACGACGAAAAGGAGCTGGATGTCCCAAGGAATTCTCTGAAGCATGGCCACGATCGGTAGCGTCACATTGCGATAAGAGATGGTCCGAGTCCAAGAAGTCATTTGAGCCGTTGGACACCAATCCCGCAGCACATTGATCAAGGATTCAGGCAAGTTTCGGCCAACCCAGATTCCCACACCAAATGACCACACCAATGCCGGCACGCTGTAGAAAGCCGCAGCGATCGCGACCGCACCCGGCGCCTTGGTGAAAGCGCGTCTCAGTCGGTCGGTATTGGCCGCAAAGAAGTGCACGCGCTTGGACTGTTGCAAGGCGGCCATGGCGGGATGGTAAAGGAATCCGCCGCGCGCGGAAGTGTCCGCTGGCACCGCGGCCATTCGCGTCAGAAGAGCCTGGACACGACGCGGAATAGCGCCGGCATCTGCGGCAAGATCACTGGCGCCATCAGCATCAGCAGTGGCACGAGCGACAAGAGCAAGACCCACTTGTTCCAGCGGCGATCCGCAAAGATGCGAGACCATGCAACGCGCGCCGTGAATGGCCACTCCTCGGTAAGGCCACACTCAGGACAGGTCATTGCGACCGGTTGCGTCAAGCTATATCTGCATCGCATGCATTTGCGACCGGCCTCCTTCCTCGAACCACGAATCAGCCGGGTCAGGACATGGGTGGTGAAAAGAAAAGTGATCACCGGAATCGCGAGCCGATTGAGCCAATACGGAATCGAACTGAAATCCAGCAAGACATGAGAGCCAAAATATTCAAAATCCATCAAAATGCGATCCCCTTCCCCCGCTTGCATGATGCGGAAGAAAAACAACCAGACCAACCCCACGACGGGCAATGTGGCAATAAGGCAAAGCGAAGACATCCACCACGCTCGCAGCCTCAGGTCGCGACGACCCGTCGAATCAAAATCCCGCCAGTTCTCCGGCCAACCGAAACAGCGGATCCAATACGCTGCGAGGAACAAACACAGTGCCTGCATGACAAACGTTGCGCCCGCCCAGAGCACGATGTGCGCATAATGAAGCGCGTCAACAAGGATCGGCTCCGGCCGCATGTTTACTTCCTCGTGCCTATAAGATTGGTCACGCGGCACCCAACCCTGCAGCATTTCAAAGAGTGACGCCGGCAATTGCCCGCCGATCCAAATGGCAAGATCGCAGGCGAGTTCCGCAGCGACGCAGGCGGCCATAACAATCAGGGCCACTCCGAACGTCTTGGCGAACGATCGCCTCACGCCGAGCGGAATTCCTTCGGCACATCACCCTCGCGCATCGATCGCAGGAAAATCACCGCGGGCAGACCCGCGAGCATCCAGCACACGATGCTGTCGATCATCAGCACCTGGGTCCATGACCCGGGCATGTAGAGAAAGTTCCACGAAACAAGGTGCGTTCCAATGGTCATGAAGGCGACCGCCGCGACCAGCACCATGAACCGTCGAAAAATCCCGTGGCCTGAGCCGCCCAGCCCGATCAACGCCGCGAGCGACGCAGTGGCGAACAGCTCAATGAGAAATCCGCGCACGAAAACGGTTGGATCGGCCGGATCCGCGCCTTCCTTGTGGTAGAGCACCATGAAGAAGGGACCCTTTTTATACGCGGCCATGGCCGCAGTCATCGCCGCGTCCTTTTCTGCCGCAGTCGCGTTCGCGGGCGCCGCCGGAAATCCCGGATACATGATCGCTCCGTCTTTCTTCGTGCTCGATTCGATCGCCGCCACGAATGGCTCCGGCGCCGTGATGGTCGTGATCGCCCCGCCCCAGATGTTGCCGCCCCACGCCGCCGCGCCCCAGCAAAATGCCAGGAAAGTTCCTGCCAGGCACACCAGCAAATATCGAATCACCATTCGGGTCCGCCCGCGTAGCGGCCATAGACATCGGCCATGGCCTGCACCATTTCGCCAAGCGTGCAGCGATCCAGCGAAGCCTCGACCAGCGCCGGCATCACATTTGCGCCCTTGCGAGCCGCCTCGCGAATTCCATCCAAGCCTTTCTTTGCCAGGCCCGCGTCGCGCTCCTTGCGGAACTTCGCCAGCCGATCGTTCTGCTCCGACTCCACCTCATGCGGAATCTGCAGAATTTCCATCTGCCGATCCTCGTTGCCATCGGTGTAGGCGTTCACGCCCACGATCACGCGGTCGCCCGCCTCCATCTCCTGGCCGAAGCGGTAGCTGGCCTCGGCGATCTGCCGGCGGAAATATCCCTTGTGGATGCCGGAGACCACGCCGCCCATGTCGTCAATCTCCTTGATGTAGTCGTTGGCGTCGCTCTCCATGCGGTCGGTGAGCGCCTCCACGAACCAGCTTCCGCCCAGCGGATCCACCGTCCGGTGCACGCCGGTTTCATGGGCAAGGATCTGCTGCGTGCGCAGCGCCACCCGCACCGCCGTTTCGGTCGGCAGGCCGAGCGTCTCATCCATGCTGTCGGTGTGCAGACTCTGGCAGCCGCCCAGCACTCCGGCCAGCGCCTGATAGGCGACGCGCACGATGTTGTTCATCGGCTGCTGCTCGGTGAGCGAGCAACCCGCGGTCTGCACGTGCGTGCGCATGAGCCAGCTTCGCTCCTGCTTGGCGCCGAAGCGGAAGCGCATGGCATTTGCCCAGATGCGCCGCGCCGCTCGCAGCTTGCAGATCTCCTCGAAGAATTCGTTGTGGCTGTTGAAGAAGAAACTCAGCCGCGATGCGAAGGAATCCACGTCCAGCCCGCGCTTCAGGCAGGCCTCGACGTACTCCATGCCGTCGCGCAGCGTGAAGGCCAGCTCCTGCGTCGCCGTCGAACCCGACTCGCGGATGTGGTAGCCGCTGATCGAAACGGAATTCCATTTCGGCGTGTGCTGCGCCGCGAATTCGATCGTGTCCACCACCAGCTTCACGCTGGCCTCGGGCGGATAGATGAACTCATTCTGGCTGTGGAACTCCTTGAGCACGTCGTTCTGCAGCGTGCCGCCAAGCGTGTCCCAGGGAATGCCGCGTTGCTTGGCCATGGCCAGATACATCGCCCAGATTACGCAGGCCGGGCCGTTGATGGTCTGGCTCACGGTGACCTCGCCAACGGGAATGTCGGCGTAGAGACGGTGCATGTCATCGATGGTGCAGATGGCGACGCCGCAGCGCCCCACTTCGCCCGCGGCCAGCGGATCGTCGGAATCGCGTCCCATCAGGGTCGGCAAATCAAACGCCGTCGAGAGTCCGGTGTTGGCCTTGGTTCCCTTGGCGTTGTCCAGCAGATATTTGAATCGCTTGTTGGTGTCGTCGGCGCTGCCGAAGCCCGCGAACTGCCGCATGGTCCAGAGGCGGTTGCGGTACATCGTCTCGTGTACGCCGCGCGTGAAAGGAAATTTCCCCGGCTCGGCGATGCGAGCGTGGGGCTTGGCGGGATCCTTCGGGTCGGTCGTGGGAACCTGCGGCCCGTAGCGCTGCTCGAGCTCGTAGCCCGAGAGCGTGACCGCTTCATGGTTCACTTTCCCGGCTTCGACCGCGCCTGGCGTCTTCGAGGTTTCAGCATGACTGGTGGTTTTGGATTTCAGTGAAGACATGAGGTCCTTTCGTGCGCCAGCCTGTGGCCGCGACTTCCGAAGCATGATAGGGAATTTCGCTTCCTGATCGAAGTCGCGGCTAGCATTCCAGTCCTGATGCCTCCCAGCAAACCCAGCAACGCCGGCAAGAAGCTCGCCTGCTTCGCCCTGGTGTATCTGGTCTGGGGCAGCACCTATCTGGGCATGAAAATCGCCACCGGAAAGATCCCCCCGTTCTTCATCGGCGGGTCGCGATTCCTCGCCGCCGGCGCATGCCTGCTGCTCATCCTCACGGCGCTGGGAAAATTCCAGCCACGCTGGTTGACGAACCCGGCCTATTGGCGCGGCTCGGTCCTGGTGGGCATGCTGATGATGCTCGGCGCCAACGGACTTCTTTGCGCCAGCTTGGGACGGCCGGGACTGCCCTCGGGATTGGCGGCGCTCATCGTCGCCAGCACTCCGATCTGGATGCTGCTGCTGGATCGCTGGCAGACGGGTTCGGGAAAGTTCACGCCGCAGATCGTCGCGGGTCTCACCATCGGCTTGGTCGGCGTGGGCGTGCTGATGAGCGGGAAAATTTTCACTTCGGGCGAGAGCGCTCCCATCGATGTGACCGGCTGCCTGATGGTGCTGGTGAGCTGCATCCTCTGGAGCGCCGGCAGCATCGTGGGACGAAAAGTGCAGCAGCCGCCCCATCCCCTGGCCGCGAGTTCGATGCAGATGATCTCCGGCGGCGTGATGATGCTGGCGCTCAGCGCCTGCATCGAGCAGTGGCGGCCCATCGCCGATGTCCCATGGGACGACCGCGCGTGGATCGCATGGGCCTACCTGGCCATCTTCGGCTCGATGATCAGCTTCAGCGCCTTCGTCTGGCTGATGCACAATGTCAGCGCGGCCTCGGTGTCGACCTACGCCTACGTCAATCCGCTCATCGCCATGCTGCTGGGCTGGATCTTCCTTGGCGAGCAGCTGGGATTCCGCACGGGCGTCGCGGCGGTGCTGGTGCTTAGCGGCGTCGTACTCATCCAGCTCTCGCGGCGCAAGACCAGCCGGGCCCGCCGCGCCACCACGCTGGTCGCCGACAGCATTCCCGCCCCTGCCGGGGAATCCCTCCTGCAAAAGTAGCCCGGTCGCCTGCCGGGCTACGATGTCCCAATGATGTCCGTTGTTCCATCGATTCGTTTCAAAGTGGGCGTGACGCTGCTGACCCTGCTGGCAGGCCTGCAACTGGCCGGCGACCCGCAGGACAAGAAGGCGCCGCCGAACTCGCTGCCCGCGGCCGACGGCAGCGCCAATCCCAAGTGGCTTGAAAAACTGGACGCGCCGGAACGCACCTATCTCAACGAAGGGCTGGGCAAGCCCGCGACGGCGCCCCCCGCGTCGGTGGAGTGGTTCGGTGGAAAGGCGCCGGAGGCATTTGAGAACAGCGTCACCGTGATCCAGAGCATTCAGGACAAGGGCGGCGGCATGGGCCCGGCCGAGCGGATCCGCAAGGTGTTGCCGCCGGAGGCAAATTTCATCGGCGTGGTCATTCCCGAGGACGCGGCGAAGTTGAAGAAAAAACTCGAGAAGAAGACTCCATTTCTCATCGCGTTGGACCCGGATGGATTGTGGACCACACGCCTGGGGCTGCTGAAGATTCCCAGCAACATGATCGTGGACAAGAATGGCGTCATCCGCTTCGCGGGCCTTAATCCCAATGGCGTGAAGCTGGCCTGCGCCTTCCTGCTCGCGGAAAAAGTTGCCGTGGTCGAGCGCGGTGCCGATGCCACACCGAGCTATCCGAAGTTCACCGACCCAGTGGCCGGCGCCAGCGACCGGCGCGGACAGCGCATGATTCCCTTCGCGGTGCAGGAATGGATCACCAAGCAGCCCGTGATGGAGAACAAGCTGATGGTCATCGAGTTCTGGGCGACGGCCGACGAGCCGAGCCTGGCCGCAGTTCCCCGCATGAACGCCATCGCCAAGAAATACGCGGCGGACGCCATCTGCATCGGCATCACCGACGAGTACAAGAACACCTTCGAAGCGGGACTCACAAAAAAGAAACTGACCCTCGCCTCGTTCGAGTATGCACTGGCGATCGACACCGCCCGCACGCTGAGCTCCTACTTCGACGTCAAGAGCATGCCCAACTGCGCCGTGGTCTCCAGCGATGGCATCGTGCGCTGGCAGGGCCCGCCGGCGCAGCTCGACGACGCGATCATGGCCAAGCTTGTCGACGCTCACAAAGCGTTGACCGCCCCCGCACAAAAGTGAGCTGGACGATCAGGCGATACCGGAAACTTTGGGCGCAATTGTGCCTTTTTATCTTTTGATTTATGAAATTAATTGTTTGCCCCAAGCGGGTTTTCAGTCATACTGCGCGGGCATCCTTGGCGCTGTCTCAGTCCATCATGCCGAGCTCATCCTTCCGGAACATTCAAATGAATCAAACCTCTCGATCGCTCGTCCATTTCAAAAGCTATTTCCATCTCGCGGCGCTTGCCGCGGTCGCATGCATCACGCTCCCCGCCTCGGTCGCCCATGCTCGCGGCGAAGGTACGGTCGTGGGCTGGGGAAGCAACTTCAGCGGAGAAAGCAGTGCGCCGGCAAATCTTGGCGCCTGCAAAGCTGTTTCGGGAGGGATTTCCCACAGCGCGGCCATCAAGGAAGATGGAACCGTCGTGGCCTGGGGATACAACGGCTGGGGTGAATGCACGGTTCCTGGAACTCTGGGTTCCTGCAAGGCAATTGCGGCGGGCAATTTGTTCACGGTGGCTCTCAAGGACAACGGCCTTGTCGTTGCCTGGGGCGCGGGAACTACAAACACAGGGAGTCTTCCCAACTTTGGTCAGGCCATCGTGCCACCAACACTTGGAGCCTGCAAAGCCATTGCCACAAGCGGCTACCACACCCTGGCCTTGAAAGAAGATGGGACGGTCGTGGCTTGGGGCACGGGAACGACCATTCAAGCGGCAGGCGGAGCGAGCAGTTTTGAGTGGGGTCAATCGATCGTTCCACCGACGCTCGGTCCATGCAAGGCCATCGCCGCGGGACCGAACCACTCGGTGGCCATCAAGACCACAGGAACGGTCGTGGCCTGGGGCAAGAACATCGATGGCCAGTGCAATGTGCCGGGCACGCTTGGCGCCTGTATCGCAGTTGCCGCAGGTGAATCTCACACTGTGGCGCTCAAGGCGGATGGAACGGTCGTGGCTTGGGGTTGGAATGGCTACGGTCAAACAGCTGTTCCCCCGACACTTGGCGCCTGCAAAGCAATTGCAGCGGGCGTCGGCCACACCGTGGCACTGAAAGAAAATGGAGTCGTGATCGTTTGGGGATTGAACTCCAACGGTCAATCAAGCATTCCCTACAACCTGGGTCATTGCAAGGCCATTGCCGCGGGGCAATACCACACCCTGGTTATTCAATCTCCCGCCACACCCTGTCTGGACAGCGCCGTTGGTTGGGGCTGGAACGGCTACGGCCAAACCACCGTGCCGGCCTCTTTGAGTTCTTGCAAAGCTTTGTCGGGCGGCTACGGCCACACGGTGGCGCTGCAGGAAGATGGAACGGTCAAGGCCTGGGGGTGGAATGATTTCGGCCAGGCCACCGTCCCCGCGAATCTTGGATTTTGCAAGGCGATTGCCGCCGGCGATTACCACACCGTTGCACTCAAGACAAATGGAACGGTTGTGGCCTGGGGTTACAACAATTACGGTGAAACAACGGTCCCTGGCGGACTTGGCGCCTGCAAAGCCATTGACGCCGGCGCCTACCACTCCGTGGCCGTCCAAGTGAGCGGATCCGTCGTGGCGTGGGGCAACAACGACTACGGCCAAACCAATGTGCCCGGCGACCTGGCGACATGCCAGTCCGTGTCCGCGGGCTACGGCCACACCGTCGCTCTGCAGGATGATGGCACGGTCCGAGCCTGGGGCTACGACTTCAACGGCCAGGCCACAGTGTCCCCCACGCTCGGCTCATGCAAAGCAATTGCTGCGGGAGGTTTCCACACTGTGGTCTTGCGAGATGACGGCACCGTCGCGGCATGGGGAAACGACTTCTACGGACAATCCACCGTGCCGGCGACTCTTGGCCCATGCAAGGCGATTGCCGCCGGCGATTTTCACACCGTGGCTCTTCAAGAGGATGGAACGGTCGTGGCCTGGGGCGACAACGACGATGGCGAAGCCACTTTGCCGACAA from Planctomycetota bacterium includes these protein-coding regions:
- a CDS encoding EamA family transporter, with amino-acid sequence MPPSKPSNAGKKLACFALVYLVWGSTYLGMKIATGKIPPFFIGGSRFLAAGACLLLILTALGKFQPRWLTNPAYWRGSVLVGMLMMLGANGLLCASLGRPGLPSGLAALIVASTPIWMLLLDRWQTGSGKFTPQIVAGLTIGLVGVGVLMSGKIFTSGESAPIDVTGCLMVLVSCILWSAGSIVGRKVQQPPHPLAASSMQMISGGVMMLALSACIEQWRPIADVPWDDRAWIAWAYLAIFGSMISFSAFVWLMHNVSAASVSTYAYVNPLIAMLLGWIFLGEQLGFRTGVAAVLVLSGVVLIQLSRRKTSRARRATTLVADSIPAPAGESLLQK
- a CDS encoding methylmalonyl-CoA mutase, encoding MSSLKSKTTSHAETSKTPGAVEAGKVNHEAVTLSGYELEQRYGPQVPTTDPKDPAKPHARIAEPGKFPFTRGVHETMYRNRLWTMRQFAGFGSADDTNKRFKYLLDNAKGTKANTGLSTAFDLPTLMGRDSDDPLAAGEVGRCGVAICTIDDMHRLYADIPVGEVTVSQTINGPACVIWAMYLAMAKQRGIPWDTLGGTLQNDVLKEFHSQNEFIYPPEASVKLVVDTIEFAAQHTPKWNSVSISGYHIRESGSTATQELAFTLRDGMEYVEACLKRGLDVDSFASRLSFFFNSHNEFFEEICKLRAARRIWANAMRFRFGAKQERSWLMRTHVQTAGCSLTEQQPMNNIVRVAYQALAGVLGGCQSLHTDSMDETLGLPTETAVRVALRTQQILAHETGVHRTVDPLGGSWFVEALTDRMESDANDYIKEIDDMGGVVSGIHKGYFRRQIAEASYRFGQEMEAGDRVIVGVNAYTDGNEDRQMEILQIPHEVESEQNDRLAKFRKERDAGLAKKGLDGIREAARKGANVMPALVEASLDRCTLGEMVQAMADVYGRYAGGPEW
- the hisS gene encoding histidine--tRNA ligase, which translates into the protein MAAFQSPKGTRDFYPADMAVRRHVENIWRKASVDCGYDEIEGPTFEHLALYTAKSGPGIVSELFSFRRAGGEDDYALRPEFTPTLARMAAARAGSLTVPTKWFAIPLHFRAERPQRGRLREFVQWNVDLLGSEGAAADSDVIACAALALERLGLKPSDVQFRMAHRGASAAVLTAAGVAADRIGEAFELLDRREKLTPEEFQSRAVKLGLDEAAQKKFAALGSKKFPMTKCLTEIAAELGVAADLLAPLIELALKLNAMGLAEWCQWDFGIVRGLAYYTGTVFEVHEAAGKERAIAGGGRYDGLVEMFGGPKMPAMGFGMGDVVLGLVLADKGLLPKDGHELMPRPDVFLISDGSEASEIEMPRLAMRLRREGLHVRYSWKATKNIGKLLSEAGKCRAKRAVILGSELAEGAVAIKDLDGGGQRVVPLKEVAAALCAPCGNASAATSGKNG